From one Dermacentor silvarum isolate Dsil-2018 chromosome 3, BIME_Dsil_1.4, whole genome shotgun sequence genomic stretch:
- the LOC119446236 gene encoding DNA fragmentation factor subunit beta-like isoform X1, which produces MTGGVVHQTRKVNGAQHVECKHGHVKAEPRPYIVSNFKGQRKLVTGSTCEDLLSTGCKIFDVRKTDCRLVLEDGTEIDDEYLATCGDYTVLVILRASEQIKYTQVKAQQMIANIGKLLASDPQQLNKIFNPVKDELVSKMLGHIQSLEAPQVLLLADSREEDPKWFEGEKRAVSKRSVLRERAKTRIKGYYYKSKDEMQKRLGENDRGCVRHLFEEFLRLLKQHDHNGHYFVRGDTGALCLSDGQFNCQGTFSKDLCSGRLHMINPYASREQLVIFSTWNLDHRIERSRSILPTMSKAIQLADGRAINVEYFYRLLFTTENLKLVHPVCHIKAEHNGYCCDPRSWYAGNVTQNDGRGDESIKRMQESGQSVE; this is translated from the exons ATGACTGGTGGCGTTGTTCATCAAACTCGAAAAGTTAACGGGGCTCAGCACGTCGAATGTAAACATGGACATGTCAAGGCAGAGCCCAGGCCTTATATCGTCAGCAATTTTAAAGGACAGAGGAAGCTCGTGACTGGGTCGACGTGTGAAGATCTCTTGTCAACCGGCTGCAAAATTTTTGAC GTGCGCAAGACGGACTGCAGACTTGTTCTGGAGGATGGCACCGAAATCGACGATGAGTATCTCGCTACTTGCGGTGATTACACGGTTCTGGTCATCCTGAGAGCATCTGAACAGATAAAGT ACACTCAAGTGAAAGCACAACAGATGATTGCTAACATTGGGAAGCTGCTCGCGTCTGACCCCCAGCAACTCAACAAAATATTCAACCCTGTTAAAGATGAACTTGTCAGCAAGATGCTCGGGCATATTCAATCGCTCGAAGctcctcaggttctgctgctggCTGACAGCAGGGAAGAGGATCCAAAATGGTTTGAAG GAGAGAAGCGGGCAGTATCAAAAAGGTCTGTCCTTAGAGAGAGGGCCAAGACACGAATAAAGGGCTACTACTATAAG TCCAAAGACGAGATGCAGAAGCGACTTGGCGAAAATGACAGGGGTTGCGTGCGCCACCTGTTTGAGGAGTTTCTGCGGCTACTCAAGCAACATGACCACAATGGCCACTACTTTGTACGTGGTGACACGGGTGCACTATGCCTAAGTGATGGCCAGTTTAACTGCCAGGGGACGTTCAGTAAAGACCTGTGCTCTGGGCGGCTTCATATGATCAACCCATATGCCAGCAGAGAGCAGCTGGTCATCTTTAGCACATGGAATTTGGATCACAG AATCGAGAGGTCCAGATCGATCCTGCCAACCATGTCTAAAGCCATTCAACTTGCCGATGGGCGAGCAATCAATGTGGAGTATTTCTACCGGCTCCTATTCACAACTGAAAACTTGAAACTGGTCCATCCTGTTTGCCACATTAAGGCGGAGCACAATGGCTATTGCTGTGACCCCAGAAGCTGGTACGCTGGTAATGTGACACAAAATGATGGGCGTGGTGACGAATCTATAAAGAGGATGCAAGAAAGTGGACAAAGTGTTGAGTGA
- the LOC119446236 gene encoding DNA fragmentation factor subunit beta-like isoform X2 — MTGGVVHQTRKVNGAQHVECKHGHVKAEPRPYIVSNFKGQRKLVTGSTCEDLLSTGCKIFDVRKTDCRLVLEDGTEIDDEYLATCDTQVKAQQMIANIGKLLASDPQQLNKIFNPVKDELVSKMLGHIQSLEAPQVLLLADSREEDPKWFEGEKRAVSKRSVLRERAKTRIKGYYYKSKDEMQKRLGENDRGCVRHLFEEFLRLLKQHDHNGHYFVRGDTGALCLSDGQFNCQGTFSKDLCSGRLHMINPYASREQLVIFSTWNLDHRIERSRSILPTMSKAIQLADGRAINVEYFYRLLFTTENLKLVHPVCHIKAEHNGYCCDPRSWYAGNVTQNDGRGDESIKRMQESGQSVE; from the exons ATGACTGGTGGCGTTGTTCATCAAACTCGAAAAGTTAACGGGGCTCAGCACGTCGAATGTAAACATGGACATGTCAAGGCAGAGCCCAGGCCTTATATCGTCAGCAATTTTAAAGGACAGAGGAAGCTCGTGACTGGGTCGACGTGTGAAGATCTCTTGTCAACCGGCTGCAAAATTTTTGAC GTGCGCAAGACGGACTGCAGACTTGTTCTGGAGGATGGCACCGAAATCGACGATGAGTATCTCGCTACTTGCG ACACTCAAGTGAAAGCACAACAGATGATTGCTAACATTGGGAAGCTGCTCGCGTCTGACCCCCAGCAACTCAACAAAATATTCAACCCTGTTAAAGATGAACTTGTCAGCAAGATGCTCGGGCATATTCAATCGCTCGAAGctcctcaggttctgctgctggCTGACAGCAGGGAAGAGGATCCAAAATGGTTTGAAG GAGAGAAGCGGGCAGTATCAAAAAGGTCTGTCCTTAGAGAGAGGGCCAAGACACGAATAAAGGGCTACTACTATAAG TCCAAAGACGAGATGCAGAAGCGACTTGGCGAAAATGACAGGGGTTGCGTGCGCCACCTGTTTGAGGAGTTTCTGCGGCTACTCAAGCAACATGACCACAATGGCCACTACTTTGTACGTGGTGACACGGGTGCACTATGCCTAAGTGATGGCCAGTTTAACTGCCAGGGGACGTTCAGTAAAGACCTGTGCTCTGGGCGGCTTCATATGATCAACCCATATGCCAGCAGAGAGCAGCTGGTCATCTTTAGCACATGGAATTTGGATCACAG AATCGAGAGGTCCAGATCGATCCTGCCAACCATGTCTAAAGCCATTCAACTTGCCGATGGGCGAGCAATCAATGTGGAGTATTTCTACCGGCTCCTATTCACAACTGAAAACTTGAAACTGGTCCATCCTGTTTGCCACATTAAGGCGGAGCACAATGGCTATTGCTGTGACCCCAGAAGCTGGTACGCTGGTAATGTGACACAAAATGATGGGCGTGGTGACGAATCTATAAAGAGGATGCAAGAAAGTGGACAAAGTGTTGAGTGA
- the LOC119446235 gene encoding uncharacterized protein LOC119446235 — protein MSYRNQREELKKAITRHLSIDIEQCITQSDVKSVEHIVAQVARAETWRKFQKSYLLRMDPNEEGEEKDFIAQSRRETVGTPKKDLVRQDSTASIASMLSESSLMGGNVALSTDHIREVCNLIRSPSPSSKLHAIDILNNVSNYENLVACDEWPVLEEWIRSLLLHPSTVIKRETLRLFWTMLSSGGVVFEHTYTSLLLAARDQVCKHNSSAPSSKPHGRSAGPVDVVELLNVYHRNLPRQWLRFPRKAIRHVIEQALALMDDSIYDNFSRIWKSFASADTQAAWLGSWLHGAESRAVVFECLADHTNILLHALQLVTNYKKFPDLCQRNTASHVYAACVLLRVLMYKAGRELFDSLSSGGNTEKTWFDVFIKVVLFAKVLWGSKYENFPLLLNVMTRAVSLICNLTESPILPQQAEVLISSLVDSSKSSSNGQCSTHILSECLGAMCLSASGLVLITNCTYKACKVPQIILCSTKRAIERRSEHGLCARCVSNFLRASGRIVQDPGYLLSGGCAGVVRLLSCASELTAVADEELKKSLTSFVKALLTTSLGTALLCVGTIPEAYEKIVLDVTAVSEKVKYCTLHMPSSLLAQ, from the coding sequence ATGAGCTATAGGAATCAGCGCGAGGAACTAAAGAAGGCTATCACGAGACATCTTTCCATCGACATCGAACAATGCATAACGCAAAGCGACGTGAAGAGCGTCGAACACATCGTCGCACAGGTAGCACGCGCCGAGACGTGGCGAAAGTTCCAAAAATCGTACCTGCTTCGCATGGATCCAAACGAAGAAGGCGAGGAAAAGGACTTTATTGCGCAGAGCCGCCGCGAGACGGTGGGCACACCGAAAAAAGACCTGGTTCGTCAGGACAGCACAGCGTCGATCGCGAGCATGCTGAGCGAAAGTTCGTTGATGGGAGGTAACGTCGCCTTGTCTACCGATCACATCCGGGAAGTGTGCAACCTCAtacggtcgccgtcgccgtcttcTAAGCTTCACGCCATTGATATTCTGAACAACGTTTCCAACTACGAGAACTTGGTCGCCTGTGACGAGTGGCCCGTGCTCGAAGAATGGATCAGGTCTTTGCTGCTGCACCCTTCGACGGTCATCAAGCGCGAAACGCTGCGCCTGTTCTGGACAATGCTGTCCTCCGGAGGCGTAGTGTTCGAACACACTTATACCAGCCTACTGCTCGCAGCTAGGGATCAAGTTTGCAAGCACAATTCGTCCGCGCCGTCATCAAAACCCCACGGCCGCTCCGCGGGGCCGGTTGACGTTGTGGAGTTGCTGAACGTGTACCACAGAAACTTACCGCGCCAGTGGCTGCGATTTCCGCGCAAGGCCATCAGGCATGTCATAGAGCAGGCTCTCGCGCTCATGGACGACAGCATTTACGACAACTTTTCTCGCATCTGGAAGTCCTTCGCGTCAGCGGACACCCAGGCGGCGTGGCTCGGCAGCTGGCTACACGGCGCCGAGAGTCGCGCTGTCGTCTTCGAGTGCCTCGCGGATCACACGAACATTCTGCTCCACGCCCTACAACTAGTCACCAATTACAAGAAGTTTCCGGACTTGTGCCAGCGCAACACGGCGAGCCACGTTTACGCAGCTTGCGTCCTCTTGCGCGTGCTGATGTACAAGGCTGGCAGGGAGCTTTTCGACTCCCTCAGCTCTGGTGGGAACACAGAAAAAACGTGGTTTGACGTTTTCATAAAGGTTGTACTATTCGCCAAAGTTCTGTGGGGATCCAAATACGAAAATTTCCCGCTACTTCTTAACGTCATGACTAGAGCGGTGTCTTTGATTTGCAACCTCACCGAAAGTCCGATTCTCCCTCAGCAGGCTGAGGTCCTCATAAGCAGCTTGGTAGATTCAAGCAAAAGTAGCTCAAACGGCCAATGCAGCACACACATACTGTCGGAATGCCTCGGCGCAATGTGCTTGTCGGCCTCCGGCTTGGTTCTCATCACAAACTGCACGTACAAAGCTTGCAAAGTACCTCAAATAATACTGTGCTCAACAAAGCGAGCTATAGAAAGACGCAGCGAGCACGGACTCTGCGCTCGGTGTGTGTCTAATTTCCTGAGGGCGAGTGGCAGGATTGTCCAAGATCCAGGATATCTCCTGTCCGGGGGATGCGCAGGCGTCGTCAGGCTCCTGTCATGTGCATCGGAGCTCACCGCTGTGGCAGACGAAGAGCTGAAAAAAAGTTTGACGAGTTTTGTGAAAGCTCTGCTTACTACCAGTCTCGGAACAGCTCTGCTTTGTGTTGGGACCATCCCTGAAGCCTATGAGAAGATTGTGCTAGATGTCACGGCTGTGTCTGAGAAAGTAAAATATTGTACACTGCACATGCCATCGTCACTACTCGCACAATGA